The Euphorbia lathyris chromosome 3, ddEupLath1.1, whole genome shotgun sequence genome contains a region encoding:
- the LOC136222389 gene encoding uncharacterized protein gives MGRVLLGMPGPWADDNHELSDYCTTKIGGIPDWPFPHQGLTANLLNCGVCGRKLCLVAQVYAPLSNGNFVVENRLILVFGCIVPECGTNPNSWRALRLQKLDNEREQFTSSEEVLPSAAPSVSVSKTNWLDDESDEDIDLEDLSKALSEAGFLASNSKKPQKNVQTESFINSLSLSPTRKLVDLDIPVVPCFYIYTQEEPSLRDVANSNLSMKERHMDNDNEEQEVWVDEVYEYDKALTADRTYLKFKKKLDANPEQCFRYLYGGKPLIAAAEVGDPGTCKLCGGSRHYEMQLMPPLIYFLQDASDNCQTSSLHDWNWMTLLVFTCSKSCCNQSGEENFNGEGWIVAEEAVVVQSEKSFNESTHLGYFS, from the exons ATGGGCCGAGTCCTACTTGGCATGCCTGGACCATGGGCTGATGATAATCATGAGCTATCTGACTATTGTACAACTAAAATTGGTGGAATTCCG GATTGGCCTTTTCCTCATCAGGGCTTAACAGCAAATCTGCTTAATTGTGGCGTCTGTGGAAGAAAGCTTTGTCTCGTTGCTCAGGTTTATGCTCCACTTTCCAATGGAAACTTCGTGGTTGAAAATCGTcttattttggtttttggttgtATAGTGCCAGAATGTGGCACTAATCCTAATAG CTGGCGTGCTCTTCGCCTTCAAAAATTGGATAATGAAAGAGAGCAGTTTACAAGTTCTGAAGAAGTGCTTCCTTCAGCTGCTCCTTCTGTTTCAGTTTCAAAAACCAACTGGTTGGATGATGAAAGCGATGAGGATATTGATCTTGAGGATTTGAGTAAAGCACTTTCTGAAGCTGGATTCTTGGCTTCTAATTCAAAGAAACCGCAGAAGAATGTGCAAACCGAGTCCTTTATCAATTCTTTGTCTCTGAGTCCAACGAGAAAATTGGTAGACCTGGATATACCAG TGGTTCCTTGTTTTTACATTTACACTCAGGAAGAACCATCTTTGAGGGATGTTGCTAACTCCAATCTTTCCATGAAGGAGAGACATATGGATAATGATAATGAAGAACAAGAAGTATGGGTCGATGAAGTTTATGAATATGATAAAGCTTTAACTGCAGACAGGACATATCTTAAGTTCAAAAAGAAATTGGATGCTAACCCAGAACAATGCTTCAG GTACCTCTACGGAGGAAAGCCTCTTATAGCAGCAGCTGAGGTGGGAGACCCCGGGACATGCAAGCTCTGTGGTGGATCAAGGCATTATGAGATGCAGCTGATGCCccctttaatatattttctacaAGATGCTTCTGATAATTGTCAAACAAGTTCTCTACACGATTGGAACTGGATGACACTCCTTGTATTCACTTGCTCAAAG AGTTGTTGTAATCAATCTGGTGAAGAAAACTTCAATGGTGAAGGCTGGATTGTTGCAGAGGAGGCTGTTGTCGTACAATCCGAGAAATCGTTCAATGAATCAACTCATCTTGGCTATTTCTCATAA
- the LOC136222388 gene encoding transcription termination factor MTEF18, mitochondrial-like, whose product MIRLHILRTPAILKWASINFFDSYKIPVWPSGSLFCIANNPRFYRRKEVVDNDMDGEITPQIGEATIKRAQAALIDYLHSTRTLELADAEHMSKNSPVFLAKLLEKVGCTTLSDTGRSVTRFLRYHPINEFEPFFESSGLRPHQYESLLPRDLMFLTDDDLLLVNYSVLCSYGIPRNKVGKIYKEAREVFQYNYGVLASKLKAYEEVGLEQSFIGKMVICSPNLLTGNVNVYFIKSVEILRKGGKECCWIEQHLSDKISYNWSRLYAILELFSNAGYSEEDLGRLMGRHPGILFESSGENTLSLIGFLFKFGSSINQMHYMFLEFPEMTVGKFLSNLKQCFLLFNEIEMETEDIGKIICSHSLVLGSCSLKKTNSLLSALNVGKKRLCDIILQNPEEMRNWVMGSKVKPMPSTGERLTSQMLKTNFLVDLGFVEKSKEMEKALKVFRGKGDELQERFDCIMQAGLDRKDVIQMIKIAPQVLNQRKEVIQMKIDYFLNDLGYPVSSLVSFPAFLTYTIPTIKLRLTMYNWLKDHGKVGSTLSLSSLIGCSDKLFVKRYVELHPRGPEVWQDLKKNIVTK is encoded by the coding sequence ATGATCCGTTTGCATATACTTCGAACACCTGCTATTCTAAaatgggcttctatcaattttTTTGATAGCTATAAAATTCCAGTATGGCCATCTGGGTCGTTGTTCTGCATTGCAAATAACCCTAGGTTTTATAGGAGAAAAGAGGTAGTTGAtaatgatatggatggcgaaATCACTCCCCAAATCGGTGAGGCCACGATAAAACGAGCTCAGGCTGCACTTATAGACTACTTGCATTCTACTAGAACCCTAGAGCTTGCTGATGCAGAGCATATGAGTAAAAACTCCCCTGTTTTTCTTGCTAAGCTATTAGAAAAGGTTGGTTGTACTACTCTTTCAGATACTGGACGTTCTGTAACTCGTTTCTTGCGTTATCACCCTATTAATGAATTTGAGCCTTTCTTTGAGAGTTCTGGTTTAAGACCTCATCAATATGAGTCTCTTCTTCCACGTGATTTGATGTTTTTGACTGATGATGATTTGCTGCTAGTAAATTATAGCGTTCTTTGTAGTTATGGGATACCAAGAAATAAGGTGGGGAAGATTTACAAAGAAGCAAGAGAAGTTTTTCAGTATAACTATGGGGTCTTGGCATCGAAACTTAAGGCTTATGAAGAGGTGGGGCTTGAGCAGTCTTTTATAGGTAAAATGGTGATTTGTAGCCCCAACCTTTTGACTGGAAATGTCAATGTATACTTTATTAAGTCAGTTGAGATATTGAGGAAAGGAGGGAAAGAATGTTGTTGGATTGAGCAGCATTTATCCGATAAGATTTCTTATAATTGGAGTCGGTTGTATGCAATTCTAGAATTATTTAGCAACGCAGGTTACTCTGAAGAAGACTTGGGCAGGCTGATGGGCAGGCATCCAGGAATTCTCTTTGAGAGTTCAGGGGAAAATACATTATCACTAATTGGGTTTCTATTTAAATTTGGATCCTCAATAAACCAGATGCATTACATGTTTCTAGAATTCCCAGAGATGACAGTTGGAAAGTTCCTTTCGAATTTGAAGCAATGTTTTCTTTTGTTCAATGAGATTGAGATGGAGACAGAAGATATTGGGAAGATCATCTGTTCTCATTCACTTGTACTGGGTTCATGTTCATTGAAGAAGACAAACAGCTTACTTTCTGCCTTAAATGTTGGAAAGAAGCGACTTTGTGATATCATCTTGCAGAACCCAGAAGAAATGAGGAACTGGGTGATGGGATCAAAAGTCAAACCGATGCCAAGCACAGGAGAGAGGCTGACATCACAAATGCTGAAGACTAACTTCTTGGTGGACTTGGGATTTGTAGAGAAGTCAAAGGAAATGGAAAAGGCACTCAAGGTTTTCCGAGGCAAAGGAGATGAGCTCCAAGAGAGATTTGATTGTATCATGCAAGCTGGTTTGGATAGGAAGGATGTTATTCAAATGATTAAAATAGCTCCTCAAGTTCTTAACCAGAGAAAGGAGGTTATCCAAATGAAGATCGATTATTTTCTAAATGATTTGGGTTATCCTGTATCATCATTAGTCTCATTTCCTGCATTTCTTACCTATACAATACCTACTATAAAGCTTAGATTGACTATGTACAATTGGCTGAAAGATCATGGAAAAGTTGGATCCACGCTTTCCTTGAGCTCTTTAATTGGATGCTCAGATAAATTGTTTGTCAAGCGGTATGTAGAACTTCATCCTAGAGGCCCTGAAGTTTGGCAGGATCTGAAGAAAAATATTGTTACTAAATAA
- the LOC136223392 gene encoding uncharacterized protein isoform X2: MLASVPLIKALHLMLSFLFWYSCFYHEICSLWLSFGVYITGVFFQTASFVSFLLISHGYCIMCERLSINESRVMAALSCVFYLTLVGYRASVPYFTVLLLLNYLISFYLIFYQISQNLSLLKEQLIFIDHEDVRDMHDAVYSKYIMFKKFQAAMQLVAMSETVIHINIDTSSDYYWLRLLLKEWAQFCILLYIGWTFRSQDLGPRFYVIPTVREGDIAVPPIYSIEMDAATFKDFHCQEWRIGVPVSSSCEKTSLDSVLVVIQQPHSLRLPNTTACSPRKQLA; encoded by the exons ATGCTGGCTTCTGTGCCATTGATCAAAGCCTTGCACCTTATGCTTTCATTCCTCTTCTG GTATTCATGCTTTTATCATGAAATTTGCTCATTATGGTTGTCATTTGGGGTGTATATAACTGGAGTGTTCTTTCAAACAGCTTCTTTTGTATCCTTCTTACTCATCTCTCACGGTTACTGTATCATGTGTGAGCGGCTTTCGATAAATGAGAGTCGTGTTATGGCTGCATTGTCATGTGTTTTTTACTTGACTCTCGTAGGGTACAGAGCTTCAGTGCCGTACTTTACA GTCCTGTTGCTGCTGAATTATTTGATCTCGTTCTATCTGATTTTCTACCAGATATCTCAAAATCTTTCATTGTTGAAAGagcaattaatttttatagacCATGAGGATGTTCGGGATATGCACGATGCAGTTTATTCCAAGTACATTATGTTCAA GAAATTTCAGGCTGCAATGCAATTAGTAGCCATGTCTGAAACTGTG ATACACATTAATATCGATACATCTTCCGATTACTATTGGCTACGGTTATTACTTAAAGAATGGGCTCAGTTCTGCATCTTGCTGTATATTGG GTGGACTTTTCGCTCTCAAGATTTGGGGCCTCGATTTTATGTCATACCAACTGTAAGAGAAGGAGATATAGCAGTACCTCCAATTTACAGCATC GAAATGGATGCGGCAACTTTTAAAGATTTTCATTGTCAGGAATGGCGGATTGGAGTT ccagtttcttcttcttgcgaGAAAACCTCCCTGGATTCAGTCCTAGTAGTGATTCAGCAACCTCATTCGCTCAGACTGCCTAACACAACCGCCTGTTCTCCTCGCAAACAGCTTGCATAG
- the LOC136223392 gene encoding uncharacterized protein isoform X1 — MDAAEGMAPFAVQLDESYGPLPSVYLALLFVWLLSAFSWTINTYKKRHFQTKNLQWMLASVPLIKALHLMLSFLFWYSCFYHEICSLWLSFGVYITGVFFQTASFVSFLLISHGYCIMCERLSINESRVMAALSCVFYLTLVGYRASVPYFTVLLLLNYLISFYLIFYQISQNLSLLKEQLIFIDHEDVRDMHDAVYSKYIMFKKFQAAMQLVAMSETVIHINIDTSSDYYWLRLLLKEWAQFCILLYIGWTFRSQDLGPRFYVIPTVREGDIAVPPIYSIEMDAATFKDFHCQEWRIGVPVSSSCEKTSLDSVLVVIQQPHSLRLPNTTACSPRKQLA, encoded by the exons ATGGATGCGGCGGAAGGTATGGCGCCGTTCGCCGTCCAACTTGACGAATCGTATGGCCCTCTTCCTTCTGTATACCTTGCTTTACTCTTTGTCTGGTTGCTCTCTGCTTTTTCTTGGACTATCAACACCTATAAAAAACGCCACTTTCAG ACGAAGAATCTGCAGTGGATGCTGGCTTCTGTGCCATTGATCAAAGCCTTGCACCTTATGCTTTCATTCCTCTTCTG GTATTCATGCTTTTATCATGAAATTTGCTCATTATGGTTGTCATTTGGGGTGTATATAACTGGAGTGTTCTTTCAAACAGCTTCTTTTGTATCCTTCTTACTCATCTCTCACGGTTACTGTATCATGTGTGAGCGGCTTTCGATAAATGAGAGTCGTGTTATGGCTGCATTGTCATGTGTTTTTTACTTGACTCTCGTAGGGTACAGAGCTTCAGTGCCGTACTTTACA GTCCTGTTGCTGCTGAATTATTTGATCTCGTTCTATCTGATTTTCTACCAGATATCTCAAAATCTTTCATTGTTGAAAGagcaattaatttttatagacCATGAGGATGTTCGGGATATGCACGATGCAGTTTATTCCAAGTACATTATGTTCAA GAAATTTCAGGCTGCAATGCAATTAGTAGCCATGTCTGAAACTGTG ATACACATTAATATCGATACATCTTCCGATTACTATTGGCTACGGTTATTACTTAAAGAATGGGCTCAGTTCTGCATCTTGCTGTATATTGG GTGGACTTTTCGCTCTCAAGATTTGGGGCCTCGATTTTATGTCATACCAACTGTAAGAGAAGGAGATATAGCAGTACCTCCAATTTACAGCATC GAAATGGATGCGGCAACTTTTAAAGATTTTCATTGTCAGGAATGGCGGATTGGAGTT ccagtttcttcttcttgcgaGAAAACCTCCCTGGATTCAGTCCTAGTAGTGATTCAGCAACCTCATTCGCTCAGACTGCCTAACACAACCGCCTGTTCTCCTCGCAAACAGCTTGCATAG